A genomic stretch from Caloenas nicobarica isolate bCalNic1 chromosome 3, bCalNic1.hap1, whole genome shotgun sequence includes:
- the LOC135986949 gene encoding serine/arginine repetitive matrix protein 2-like: protein MKTRTRAVPTDRCTATGRRGTLGWVRGLQWGSHSGTWLTGLFLGGCGLSVAWRTARGANRRAGQVGSGLGPRWSALARRGGPGGRPAAPGKHEQALFGTGGVPEALTFRNGRGSHPVPRGRGTAARAPRPRRPPKRGEAAGRAARPPGALPAEPALQAAQPPSRRPLAGQEAAGTSGSPAVRGGPGPPLDMDNRKDEKSRTLCATSQEGLKVQGKEKRKRKRSRSRSSSISSTSSSSTTSTSSSSSHSSSRSSSSSSRDSPKSKSKKKKKEKHNKKKRIKENKMKKKKEKKKKRDKTGPVQLSKFFKNKKKNENYSMITGKKIKMKIKKTKKDKERDRNRAELLEFLNSAL, encoded by the exons ATGAAGACGCGCACAAGGGCTGTGCCCACGGACAGGTGCACAGCAACAGGGCGGCGGGGGACGCTTGGCTGGGTGCGGGGTCTCCAGTGGGGCAGCCACAGCGGGACATGGCTCACCGGGCTGTTCCTTGGGGGCTGTGGGCTGTCCGTGGCCTGGCGAACAGCCCGCGGGGCGAACCGCAGAGCTGGGCAGGTCGGCAGCGGGCTGGGGCCGCGATGGTCTGCGCTGGCCAGGCGGGGTGGACCGGGGGGACGCccggcagctcctgggaagcacgAACAGGCCTTGTTTGGCACAGGCGGCGTGCCAGAAGCCCTTACTTTTCGGAACGG CCGGGGCTCCCACCCCGTCCCCCGCGGGAGGGGAACGGCTGCCAGGGCCCCTCGCCCGAGGCGCCCACCCAAGCGCGGGGAAGCCGCGGGCAGGGCCGCCCGGCCCCCCGGGGCGCTGCCGGCCGAGCCTGCGCTCCAGGCCGCTCAgccgccctcccgccgcccgctcGCCGGGCAGGAAGCGGCCGGCACTTCCGGGTCGCCAGCCGTGCGCGGCGGGCCCGGGCCGCCCCTCG ATATGGATAACAGGAAGGACGAAAAAAGTAGGACACTGTGTGCAACTTCACAGGAAGGGCTGAAAGTCCAAG ggaaagaaaaaaggaagcgAAAACGCAGTAGAAGCAGATCATCATCCATTTCATCCACATCGTCTTCTAGCACTACATCCACCTCTTCCTCATCATCACACTCATCATCAAGGTCGTCGTCTTCAAGTAGCAGAG attctcCAAAGTctaaatcaaagaaaaagaagaaagaaaaacacaacaaaaag AAAAGgataaaagagaacaaaatgaagaaaaagaaagaaaagaagaaaaagagagataaaaCAGGACCTGTCCAGCTTTCCAAG ttctttaaaaacaaaaagaagaatgaGAACTACAGCATGATAAcgggaaagaaaattaagatgaaaataaagaagacTAAGAAGGATAAAGAg AGGGACCGGAACCGTGCAGAACTCCTTGAATTTCTGAACTCTGCCTTATAA